The following proteins come from a genomic window of Cronobacter muytjensii ATCC 51329:
- the rmf gene encoding ribosome modulation factor, with translation MKRQKRDRLERAHHRGYQAGITGRSKEMCPYQTLNQRSHWLGGWREAMEDRAQTA, from the coding sequence ATGAAGAGACAGAAAAGAGATCGCCTGGAACGGGCACATCATCGTGGTTATCAGGCCGGTATTACCGGACGCTCAAAAGAAATGTGTCCTTACCAGACCCTGAATCAGAGGTCTCATTGGCTGGGAGGCTGGCGAGAAGCCATGGAGGACAGGGCTCAGACTGCGTGA
- the fabA gene encoding bifunctional 3-hydroxydecanoyl-ACP dehydratase/trans-2-decenoyl-ACP isomerase, whose protein sequence is MVDKRESYTKEDLLASGRGELFGAKGPQLPAPNMLMMDRVVKMTETGGNFDKGYVEAELDIHPDMWFFGCHFIGDPVMPGCLGLDAMWQLVGFYLGWLGGEGKGRALGVGEVKFTGQILPTAKKVTYRIHFKRVVNRRLVMGIADGEVLVDGKQIYTATDLKVGLFQDTSVF, encoded by the coding sequence ATGGTAGACAAACGCGAATCCTATACGAAAGAAGACCTTCTTGCCTCCGGGCGCGGCGAGCTGTTTGGCGCAAAAGGCCCTCAGTTGCCGGCACCCAACATGTTAATGATGGACCGCGTGGTGAAAATGACCGAAACCGGCGGTAACTTTGATAAAGGTTACGTGGAAGCGGAGCTGGATATCCATCCTGACATGTGGTTCTTTGGCTGCCATTTTATCGGCGATCCGGTAATGCCGGGCTGCCTCGGTCTTGATGCTATGTGGCAGCTGGTCGGATTCTATTTAGGCTGGCTGGGCGGCGAAGGCAAAGGCCGCGCGCTGGGCGTAGGCGAAGTGAAATTTACCGGCCAGATCCTGCCGACTGCCAAAAAAGTGACCTACCGTATTCACTTCAAACGCGTGGTAAACCGTCGTCTGGTCATGGGTATCGCCGATGGCGAAGTGCTGGTCGACGGCAAACAGATCTACACCGCGACTGACCTGAAAGTTGGCCTGTTCCAGGACACCTCTGTGTTCTGA
- a CDS encoding AAA family ATPase — MTINRLTSQALVPDTETFQSRFDEMDAASDGALDFEALQPRLHDGLSQLCAPRPLNDFMLVKADEEKPLLELIASAAKALLPEQSRLVGGHYLIEDQKVTLAPPDNAPGDFAVRPDVVVAAWAEAGELFGCVRQFAGKISLEPGLVHKANGGILVVALKTLLMQPLLWMRLKQMIIAKRFEWIAPDESRPLPVSLPSLALDLRVVLVGDRESLADFQEMEPVLAQQAIYSEYEDDLQIADEEDISLWCNWVCTLAQQHQLPAPARDAWPLLIREAVRYTGDQETLPLDPIWMTRQLGEVAALCEDATFDAAQFAQMLARRAWREGYLAERMQDEILLGQLLVETEGERIGQINALSVVEFPGHPRAFGEPSRISCVVHIGDGEFTDIERKAELGGNIHAKGMMIMQAFLMAELDLEQQMPFSASLTFEQSYSEVDGDSASMAELCALISALANAPLNQQIAITGSVDQFGRAQPVGGLNEKIEGFFTVCQARGLTGKQGVIIPAANVRHLSLCQEILDAVEQGQFSIWAIDDVADALPLLTTLPWDGEGQTTLLSAIGERIAQATQQDIRQRPWPLRWLNWFNHN, encoded by the coding sequence TAAATGATTTTATGCTGGTAAAGGCGGATGAAGAGAAACCTTTGCTGGAACTGATTGCCAGCGCGGCAAAAGCGCTACTGCCGGAACAATCACGCCTTGTCGGCGGGCACTATCTTATCGAAGACCAGAAAGTCACGCTGGCACCGCCTGATAACGCGCCAGGTGATTTCGCCGTGCGTCCGGACGTGGTGGTCGCCGCCTGGGCCGAAGCGGGTGAGCTTTTCGGCTGCGTGCGCCAGTTCGCCGGTAAAATTTCCTTAGAGCCAGGCCTGGTGCACAAAGCGAACGGCGGCATTCTGGTGGTGGCGCTGAAAACGCTCCTGATGCAGCCGCTGTTATGGATGCGCCTGAAGCAGATGATCATCGCGAAGCGCTTTGAGTGGATAGCGCCGGACGAATCGCGTCCGTTGCCGGTTTCCCTCCCTTCCCTCGCGCTCGATTTGCGCGTCGTGCTGGTGGGCGATCGTGAATCGCTGGCCGATTTCCAGGAGATGGAGCCCGTACTCGCACAGCAGGCTATTTACAGTGAATATGAAGATGATCTGCAAATCGCCGACGAAGAAGATATTTCACTCTGGTGCAACTGGGTCTGCACGCTCGCTCAACAGCATCAGCTGCCCGCGCCGGCACGCGACGCCTGGCCGCTGCTGATTCGTGAAGCCGTGCGGTACACCGGCGACCAGGAGACGCTGCCGCTGGATCCTATCTGGATGACGCGCCAGCTCGGCGAAGTCGCGGCGCTATGCGAAGACGCCACCTTCGACGCCGCGCAGTTCGCGCAGATGCTGGCCCGGCGCGCCTGGCGTGAAGGCTATCTCGCCGAGCGCATGCAGGATGAAATCCTGCTCGGCCAGTTGCTGGTGGAAACTGAAGGCGAACGCATCGGTCAGATTAACGCGCTGTCAGTCGTGGAATTTCCCGGGCATCCGCGCGCGTTCGGCGAACCATCTCGCATCAGTTGCGTGGTGCATATCGGCGACGGCGAGTTTACCGATATCGAACGCAAAGCCGAACTGGGCGGTAATATTCACGCCAAGGGCATGATGATCATGCAGGCATTCCTGATGGCTGAGCTGGATCTTGAACAGCAGATGCCCTTCTCCGCCTCGCTAACCTTTGAGCAGTCCTACAGCGAAGTGGACGGCGACAGCGCCTCAATGGCGGAGCTGTGCGCGCTTATCAGCGCGCTCGCCAACGCCCCGCTTAACCAGCAGATTGCCATTACCGGCTCAGTGGATCAATTTGGCCGCGCGCAACCGGTCGGCGGGCTTAACGAGAAAATCGAAGGTTTTTTCACCGTCTGTCAGGCTCGCGGCTTAACGGGCAAACAGGGCGTCATTATTCCTGCCGCCAACGTACGTCATTTATCGTTGTGCCAGGAGATTCTGGACGCAGTCGAGCAGGGGCAATTTTCCATCTGGGCCATTGATGATGTCGCAGATGCGCTACCCTTATTAACCACTCTCCCGTGGGATGGCGAAGGCCAGACGACCTTGCTGTCGGCTATCGGCGAGCGAATCGCTCAGGCGACGCAGCAGGATATCCGCCAGCGGCCATGGCCGTTACGTTGGCTGAACTGGTTTAACCACAACTGA